In Ipomoea triloba cultivar NCNSP0323 chromosome 15, ASM357664v1, one genomic interval encodes:
- the LOC116006597 gene encoding uncharacterized protein LOC116006597 isoform X3: protein MATLPRSTSSSFLFQQFRIRAGGITMVKPSLSLNSKTKKANLSATKNERIKLPTYSNGSQEAFHISKFLSHPSGIEAILNKRALQSLQSLNSNLYRCTLPQIQFLNFEVAPVLILQVTSSSEDCRVEMLSCKFEGSEVVERQNEHFSASMRNYITWETIDSEPFLNIDVKLDLSLELSYIPALNLYELNEC, encoded by the exons ATGGCAACGCTGCCTCGCtccacttcttcttcttttctcttcCAGCAATTCAG AATCAGAGCTGGAGGCATCACAATGGTTAAACCCAGCTTGTCCCTAAACTCGAAAACCAAGAAAGCAAATCTCTCTGCAACAAAGAATGAAAGAATTAAGCTTCCTACATATAGTAACGGCAGCCAGGAAGCATTTCATATTAGCAAGTTCCTTAGCCATCCATCCGGGATTGAAGCCATTTTGAACAAGAGAGCCTTGCAAAGCTTGCAATCCCTAAATTCTAACTTGTACAG ATGTACTCTTCcacaaattcaatttttgaattttgaggTTGCCCCGGTCCTAATTTTACAAGTAACATCATCTAGCGAAGATTGCAGAGTTGAGATGTTGTCTTGTAAG TTTGAAGGTTCAGAGGTTGTGGAACGCCAGAATGAGCATTTTTCAG CATCCATGAGGAATTATATAACATGGGAGACCATTGATTCTGAGCCATTCTTAAACATTGATGTGAAGTTGGATCTCTCTCTTGAG CTTAGTTACATCCCAGCTTTGAACCTTTATGAGTTGAATGAATGTTGA
- the LOC116006596 gene encoding protein arginine N-methyltransferase 1.5 isoform X1 — translation MPLGERKGDEKNDSKYCGVETEFDDNMPQLLGRNILGGFDFVIAPLMDPNYRPSLMENRDGGSCVLPFAGSDLELSPSQWSSHVVGKISSWIDLDSEDEILRRDSEISLRQEIAWASHLSLQACLLPAPKGVSCANYARCVNQILQNLNNMQLWLRIPLKKSDDDIVNGNPVTMDGHVDSWELWNAFRALCEHHIQLSVALDVLPSLPSVNSLLRWFGEPVRAAIVNTNSFLTNARGYPCLSKRHQKLLTGFFNHSIQIVVSGQPVHNLPMGSSGSGESNTGTQRHPLRAYLDYVGYLYQNMDALPEQERFELGYRDYLQSPLQPLMDNLEAQTYETFERDTVKYIQYQRAVAYALMDRVPDEKASTVTTVLMVVGAGRGPLVRASLQAAEETGRKLKVYAVEKNPNAIVTLHSLVRLEGWEQIVTIVSSDMRCWDAPEKADILVSELLGSFGDNELSPECLDGAERFLKPDGVSIPTSYTSFIQPVTASKLYNDIKSHKDIVHFETAYVVKLHRVARLATPQPVFTFTHPEHSTNKNNNRYKKLRFEIPVDTGSAMVHGFAGYFDAVLYKDVHLGIEPSTATPNMFSWFSIFFPLRTPVCVPPGIPLDVHMWRCCGSTKVWYEWCVTSPSASPIHNSNGRSYWVGL, via the exons ATGCCTCTGGGAGAGAGGAAAGGAGACGAGAAGAATGATTCCAAGTACTGCGGAGTCGAGACTGAGTTCGACGATAACATGCCTCAGCTTCTCGGCCGCAACATCCTTGGTGGGTTCGACTTCGTCATCGCGCCATTG ATGGATCCTAATTATAGACCCAGCTTAATGGAAAATCGTGATGGTGGGTCTTGTGTGCTGCCTTTTGCTGGGTCAGACTTAGAGTTGAGCCCTTCCCAGTGGAGTAGTCATGTAGTTG GCAAGATTAGCTCTTGGATTGACTTGGATTCTGAAGATGAGATACTTCGTAGGGATTCTGAGATTTCTTTAAGGCAAGAAATAGCTTGGGCTTCTCATCTATCCTTGCAG GCATGCCTCCTTCCTGCTCCTAAAGGAGTATCATGTGCTAATTATGCCAGATGTGTGAATCAAATTTTGCAGAATCTAAACAACATGCAG TTGTGGCTTCGGATTCCGTTGAAGAAGTCTGATGATGATATTGTGAATGGAAATCCTGTTACAATG GATGGACATGTTGATTCATGGGAGTTATGGAATGCGTTCCGGGCTCTTTGTGAACACCATATCCAGTTGTCAGTTGCACTTGATGTTTT GCCCTCATTACCATCTGTGAATTCACTTCTGCGTTGGTTTGGTGAGCCTGTTAGAGCAGCCATAGTTAACACTAAT TCTTTTCTAACCAATGCACGAGGCTACCCTTGTCTGTCAAAACGGCACCAAAAACTATTAACAGGGTTTTTCAACCATTCAATTCAG ATAGTGGTTTCTGGGCAACCAGTTCACAATCTTCCGATGGGAAGTTCAGGGTCAGGAGAAAGTAACACTG GTACCCAGCGGCATCCTCTTAGGGCGTACTTGGACTATGTTGGTTATCTATATCAAAATATGGATGCCCTTCCTGAACAAGAACGTTTTGAG CTTGGTTATAGAGATTACTTGCAGTCTCCTTTGCAG CCTCTTATGGATAACTTGGAGGCTCAAACATACGAGACATTTGAGAGAGACACTGTTAAATATATTCAg TACCAAAGAGCAGTTGCCTATGCTTTGATGGATAGGGTTCCAGATGAGAAGGCATCGACTGTCACAACA GTATTGATGGTTGTAGGTGCTGGACGTGGACCTCTTGTCAGGGCTTCATTGCAG GCTGCTGAAGAAACTGGACGCAAGTTGAAAGTTTATGCTGTAGAGAAAAATCCAAATGCAATTGTTACTCTTCAT AGTTTAGTAAGGCTGGAAGGATGGGAGCAAATTGTAACCATTGTTTCAAGTGATATGCGTTGCTGGGATGCTCCGGAGAAAGCTGATATTTTG GTCAGTGAATTGCTTGGGTCTTTTGGTGACAATGAGCTGTCACCTGAATGCCTTGATGGGGCAGAGAGATTCCTTAAGCCAGATGGAGTTTCCATTCCAACATC GTATACAAGTTTTATACAACCGGTTACCGCATCTAAATTGTACAATGAT ATTAAATCGCATAAAGATATAGTGCACTTTGAAACTGCATATGTCGTCAAACTACACCGTGTAGCTAGGCTTGCTACTCCTCAGCCT GTCTTTACATTTACTCATCCAGAACATTCAAccaataaaaacaataataggTATAAGAAGCTCCGGTTTGAGATACCTGTTGATACTGGATCAGCCATGGTGCATG GTTTTGCGGGTTACTTTGATGCCGTACTTTATAAGGATGTTCATCTTGGTATTGAACCTTCAACAGCAACACCAAACATGTTTAGCTG GTTCTCAATATTCTTTCCATTGAGGACACCAGTATGCGTGCCACCTGGTATCCCTCTAGATGTTCATATGTGGCGATGCTGTGGTTCTACCAAG GTTTGGTATGAATGGTGTGTTACTTCTCCAAGTGCATCTCCAATCCACAACAGCAATGGGCGCTCATATTGGGTTGGCTTGTAA
- the LOC116006991 gene encoding nucleolar MIF4G domain-containing protein 1-like: MDEDNRSRRERRKEARLAKNKKKFDSWLQHHHKSLPVLKSKHAKIQQGIVGPKSSEAMCKNSDSEAEHNIELSPVVENTEVKTNNLKRKCDLSSNTRFNEYLEMEMTGGVNSAEDDMRLEKKLAKKLRVKDGKLSGGDDINMLLEGIPSILNSVGEVQEFPKGKKSRTSGTKKKLMDVDVNVVGEVVDKRVRQSDSISASCDDYNHVEEFDGLKELDKPKKKKTKFEKYLELENGSISAEEDLALEKKLAKKLKVKGGKLNRDDDGINILFDGIPSALELFEGEKLQNAEEGPRKILDETLHRKSKSLKSVKQKQVIEGEQDQDQVQVSVKRTDKALRASYPATSSGIEVGLGKLPSAQSAFGENTNYIAPHLRSHLGNESQDHAQIRRRVRGLLNRLSESNVESITGDMSTIFHTVDCSLRSVIIIEEVLASCSGGPRGNEQYAAVFAAFVAGMASLVGIDFSAKLLASLARNFEDEYLKEDTMSLRNLTLLFSYLYTFGVFSSDLMYDFLVILSKRLTEADVSTILAVLQSCGMKLRGDDPVGMKNFIISIQNRVNELKTLSRDAQSSLDSKRMEFMLETICDIKNNKKRPKEETMQLTRIKKWLQKLRVDDILLRGLRWSKLLDPDKRGQWWLSGDFNVNSNQKNIREVANTIDMEVVETQKMLQLAATQRMNTDARRAIFCVIMSGEDYIDAFEKLLRLDLPGKQDREIMRVLLECCLQEKVFNKYYCALASKLCSHDKNHKFTLQYCLWDHFKEVESMELMRSMHLSKFVAEMLASYTLSLSVLKVVDLGDVTQLTPKRTMHFRMLFEAIFEFPDKLVWNIFTRIALPEHESLCNGIVIFIREYVANGHKSLAGKFKIAKKAINNVEGVLM, encoded by the exons ATGG ATGAAGATAATAGATCTAGAAGAGAACGCAGGAAGGAAGCTCGTTTAgcgaagaacaagaagaagttTGATTCATGGCTTCAACATCATCAT AAATCATTGCCAGTTTTGAAGTCAAAGCATGCAAAAATACAGCAGGGGATTGTAGGCCCAAAAAGTAGTGAGGCTATGTGCAAGAATTCTGATAGTGAAGCAGAACATAACATTGAGCTTTCTCCAGTAGTGGAAAACACAGAAGTTAAGACAAACAATTTGAAAAGGAAATGTGACTTAAGTTCAAACACAAGGTTCAATGAATATCTGGAAATGGAGATGACAGGAGGGGTTAATTCTGCAGAGGATGATATGAGACTGGAAAAGAAACTTGCAAAGAAACTCAGAGTCAAGGATGGGAAACTGAGTGGTGGTGATGATATTAATATGTTACTTGAAGGAATTCCGTCTATTCTTAACTCTGTTGGTGAAGTACAAGAATTTCCAAAGGGTAAAAAGAGTCGCACTTCAGGCACGAAGAAGAAATTAATGGATGTGGATGTGAATGTAGTGGGTGAAGTAGTTGATAAAAGGGTTAGACAATCTGATTCTATATCTGCTAGCTGCGATGACTATAATCATGTAGAGGAATTTGATGGGTTAAAAGAATTGGATaagccaaaaaagaaaaaaacaaaatttgaaaagTACCTTGAATTGGAAAATGGCTCAATTTCAGCTGAGGAGGATCTAGCTTTGGAGAAAAAGCTTGCGAAGAAGCTCAAGGTTAAGGGAGGGAAATTAAATCGAGATGATGATGGTATTAATATCTTATTTGATGGCATTCCTTCTGCTCTTGAATTGTTTGAGGGTGAAAAACTCCAAAATGCAGAAGAAGGTCCTCGAAAGATCTTGGATGAAACATTGCATAGAAAATCTAAAAGCTTGAAGTCAGTCAAGCAAAAGCAAGTCATAGAAGGAGAGCAAGATCAGGATCAGGTTCAGGTGTCTGTAAAGAGAACTGATAAAGCACTTAGAGCATCTTACCCAGCAACATCTTCAGGTATTGAGGTGGGGCTGGGAAAACTTCCTTCTGCTCAATCTGCATTTGGagaaaatacaaattatattgcCCCACACTTGAGATCTCATTTGGGAAATGAATCACAAGACCATGCTCAAATTCGTAGACGAGTCCGAG GTCTTTTGAATAGGCTCTCTGAATCTAATGTGGAATCAATCACTGGTGATATGTCTACAATCTTCCAT ACAGTAGATTGTAGTCTTCGTTCAGTAATTATAATTGAAGAGGTTTTGGCATCATGTTCCGGAGGTCCACGTGGCAATGAACA ATATGCAGCAGTATTTGCAGCTTTTGTTGCTGGCATGGCTAGCTTAGTTGGTATTGACTTCAGTGCCAAGCTTCTGGCTTCTCTGGCAAGAAATTTTGAG GATGAGTACTTGAAAGAAGACACTATGTCATTGCGGAATCTGACTCTTCTATTTTCATATTTGTACACATTTGGCGTTTTCTCTAG TGACTTAATGTATGACTTCTTGGTAATTCTGAGTAAGAGACTGACAGAAGCTGATGTTTCTACAATTTTGGCAGTCTTACAAT CTTGTGGTATGAAATTGAGAGGTGATGATCCTGTTGGAATgaagaattttataattagCATTCAGAACAGGGTTAATGAATTGAAGACCTTATCTAGAGATGCACAATCCAGTCTTGATAGCAAAAGG ATGGAGTTCATGCTTGAGACAATATGTGatataaaaaacaataagaagAGGCCCAAGGAGGAAACCATGCAGCTTACCCGAATAAAAAAATGGCTACAGAAG CTCAGAGTGGATGATATTCTACTTCGAGGATTAAGGTGGAGCAAGCTTCTTGATCCAGATAAGAGAGGTCAGTGGTGGTTGTCTGGGGATTTCAATGTGAATTCCAATCAAAAGAATATTAGGGAGGTTGCGAACACAATTGACATGGAGGTCGTTGAGACTCAAAAAATGCTCCAGCTTGCTGCCACACAGAGGATGAACACAGATGCGCGGAGAGCAATTTTCTGTGTAATAATGAGCGGTGAGGACTACATTGATGCATTTGAGAAGCTTCTAAGATTGGACTTGCCTGGGAAGCAG GATAGGGAGATAATGCGAGTTCTGTTAGAATGCTGCTTACAGGAAAAAGTATTTAATAAGTATTATTGTGCACTAGCATCTAAGTTGTGCAGCCATGATAAGAACCATAAGTTTACTCTTCAG TATTGCCTTTGGGACCATTTCAAGGAAGTGGAGTCGATGGAACTGATGAGATCAATGCACCTCTCAAAATTCGTTGCAGAGATGCTCGCATCTTATACTCTTTCCCTTTCGGTCTTAAAGGTGGTTGATCTAGGTGATGTCACACAATTAACTCCAAAAAGGACTATGCATTTCCGGATGCTTTTCGAAGCCATCTTTGAGTTTCCAGATAAACTTGTATGGAACATTTTTACTCGAATTGCTTTGCCAGAGCATGAGTCCCTTTGTAACGGGATTGTCATCTTTATACGAGAATATGTTGCAAATGGTCACAAGTCTCTAGCAGGTAAATTCAAGATTGCCAAGAAGGCCATTAACAATGTTGAAGGGGTACTAATGTGA
- the LOC116005973 gene encoding secreted RxLR effector protein 78-like gives MVVRLAEVLARVVSPFQSGFVKGRNIVDNILLAQELCHRMSAPNEDVILKLDMTKAYDMMAWECIFKVLRKVGFCEGWIGLVRMSIDNIWYSVIINGTQQGFFRATRGLRQGDPLSPSLFIIAAELLSCLIRDNEVTFTQPMGGPGVHHLAFVDDMLVFTSGKGVP, from the coding sequence ATGGTGGTCAGACTTGCAGAAGTGTTAGCTAGAGTGGTGTCTCCATTTCAGTCAGGGTTTGTCAAGGGTAGGAATATAGTGGACAACATTCTTTTGGCACAAGAATTGTGTCATAGGATGTCTGCTCCCAATGAAGATGTCATTCTCAAGTTAGATATGACTAAGGCCTATGATATGATGGCTTGGGAATGCATCTTCAAGGTTCTGAGGAAAGTAGGATTCTGTGAAGGTTGGATTGGTTTGGTTAGAATGTCAATTGATAACATCTGGTATTCTGTCATTATTAATGGGACTCAACAAGGTTTTTTCAGAGCTACAAGAGGGTTGAGGCAGGGAGACCCATTGTCACCCAGTCTATTCATCATTGCTGCAGAACTATTGTCTTGTTTAATAAGAGATAATGAGGTTACCTTTACACAGCCTATGGGTGGACCTGGTGTTCATCACCTTGCTTTTGTAGATGACATGCTTGTATTTACATCAGGGAAGGGGGTGCCATAG
- the LOC116006597 gene encoding uncharacterized protein LOC116006597 isoform X1 — translation MATLPRSTSSSFLFQQFRIRAGGITMVKPSLSLNSKTKKANLSATKNERIKLPTYSNGSQEAFHISKFLSHPSGIEAILNKRALQSLQSLNSNLYRCTLPQIQFLNFEVAPVLILQVTSSSEDCRVEMLSCKFEGSEVVERQNEHFSASMRNYITWETIDSEPFLNIDVKLDLSLEIYTQPLTLLPVSAVERPGNIMMQALVDRLVPLLLQQLLHDYDQWVRTQHLP, via the exons ATGGCAACGCTGCCTCGCtccacttcttcttcttttctcttcCAGCAATTCAG AATCAGAGCTGGAGGCATCACAATGGTTAAACCCAGCTTGTCCCTAAACTCGAAAACCAAGAAAGCAAATCTCTCTGCAACAAAGAATGAAAGAATTAAGCTTCCTACATATAGTAACGGCAGCCAGGAAGCATTTCATATTAGCAAGTTCCTTAGCCATCCATCCGGGATTGAAGCCATTTTGAACAAGAGAGCCTTGCAAAGCTTGCAATCCCTAAATTCTAACTTGTACAG ATGTACTCTTCcacaaattcaatttttgaattttgaggTTGCCCCGGTCCTAATTTTACAAGTAACATCATCTAGCGAAGATTGCAGAGTTGAGATGTTGTCTTGTAAG TTTGAAGGTTCAGAGGTTGTGGAACGCCAGAATGAGCATTTTTCAG CATCCATGAGGAATTATATAACATGGGAGACCATTGATTCTGAGCCATTCTTAAACATTGATGTGAAGTTGGATCTCTCTCTTGAG ATATATACCCAGCCATTGACTTTGCTGCCAGTCTCTGCTGTTGAGCGTCCTGGAAATAT AATGATGCAAGCTTTGGTGGATAGGTTAGTACCGCTGCTTCTGCAACAACTGTTGCATGACTATGATCAATGGGTTCGCACCCAACACCTCCCATGA
- the LOC116006596 gene encoding protein arginine N-methyltransferase 1.5 isoform X2 — MPLGERKGDEKNDSKYCGVETEFDDNMPQLLGRNILGGFDFVIAPLMDPNYRPSLMENRDGGSCVLPFAGSDLELSPSQWSSHVVGKISSWIDLDSEDEILRRDSEISLRQEIAWASHLSLQACLLPAPKGVSCANYARCVNQILQNLNNMQLWLRIPLKKSDDDIVNGNPVTMDGHVDSWELWNAFRALCEHHIQLSVALDVLPSLPSVNSLLRWFGEPVRAAIVNTNSFLTNARGYPCLSKRHQKLLTGFFNHSIQIVVSGQPVHNLPMGSSGSGESNTGTQRHPLRAYLDYVGYLYQNMDALPEQERFELGYRDYLQSPLQPLMDNLEAQTYETFERDTVKYIQYQRAVAYALMDRVPDEKASTVTTVLMVVGAGRGPLVRASLQAAEETGRKLKVYAVEKNPNAIVTLHSLVRLEGWEQIVTIVSSDMRCWDAPEKADILVSELLGSFGDNELSPECLDGAERFLKPDGVSIPTSYTSFIQPVTASKLYNDIKSHKDIVHFETAYVVKLHRVARLATPQPVFTFTHPEHSTNKNNNRYKKLRFEIPVDTGSAMVHGFAGYFDAVLYKDVHLGIEPSTATPNMFSWFSIFFPLRTPVCVPPGIPLDVHMWRCCGSTKVERMCHIELFNHK; from the exons ATGCCTCTGGGAGAGAGGAAAGGAGACGAGAAGAATGATTCCAAGTACTGCGGAGTCGAGACTGAGTTCGACGATAACATGCCTCAGCTTCTCGGCCGCAACATCCTTGGTGGGTTCGACTTCGTCATCGCGCCATTG ATGGATCCTAATTATAGACCCAGCTTAATGGAAAATCGTGATGGTGGGTCTTGTGTGCTGCCTTTTGCTGGGTCAGACTTAGAGTTGAGCCCTTCCCAGTGGAGTAGTCATGTAGTTG GCAAGATTAGCTCTTGGATTGACTTGGATTCTGAAGATGAGATACTTCGTAGGGATTCTGAGATTTCTTTAAGGCAAGAAATAGCTTGGGCTTCTCATCTATCCTTGCAG GCATGCCTCCTTCCTGCTCCTAAAGGAGTATCATGTGCTAATTATGCCAGATGTGTGAATCAAATTTTGCAGAATCTAAACAACATGCAG TTGTGGCTTCGGATTCCGTTGAAGAAGTCTGATGATGATATTGTGAATGGAAATCCTGTTACAATG GATGGACATGTTGATTCATGGGAGTTATGGAATGCGTTCCGGGCTCTTTGTGAACACCATATCCAGTTGTCAGTTGCACTTGATGTTTT GCCCTCATTACCATCTGTGAATTCACTTCTGCGTTGGTTTGGTGAGCCTGTTAGAGCAGCCATAGTTAACACTAAT TCTTTTCTAACCAATGCACGAGGCTACCCTTGTCTGTCAAAACGGCACCAAAAACTATTAACAGGGTTTTTCAACCATTCAATTCAG ATAGTGGTTTCTGGGCAACCAGTTCACAATCTTCCGATGGGAAGTTCAGGGTCAGGAGAAAGTAACACTG GTACCCAGCGGCATCCTCTTAGGGCGTACTTGGACTATGTTGGTTATCTATATCAAAATATGGATGCCCTTCCTGAACAAGAACGTTTTGAG CTTGGTTATAGAGATTACTTGCAGTCTCCTTTGCAG CCTCTTATGGATAACTTGGAGGCTCAAACATACGAGACATTTGAGAGAGACACTGTTAAATATATTCAg TACCAAAGAGCAGTTGCCTATGCTTTGATGGATAGGGTTCCAGATGAGAAGGCATCGACTGTCACAACA GTATTGATGGTTGTAGGTGCTGGACGTGGACCTCTTGTCAGGGCTTCATTGCAG GCTGCTGAAGAAACTGGACGCAAGTTGAAAGTTTATGCTGTAGAGAAAAATCCAAATGCAATTGTTACTCTTCAT AGTTTAGTAAGGCTGGAAGGATGGGAGCAAATTGTAACCATTGTTTCAAGTGATATGCGTTGCTGGGATGCTCCGGAGAAAGCTGATATTTTG GTCAGTGAATTGCTTGGGTCTTTTGGTGACAATGAGCTGTCACCTGAATGCCTTGATGGGGCAGAGAGATTCCTTAAGCCAGATGGAGTTTCCATTCCAACATC GTATACAAGTTTTATACAACCGGTTACCGCATCTAAATTGTACAATGAT ATTAAATCGCATAAAGATATAGTGCACTTTGAAACTGCATATGTCGTCAAACTACACCGTGTAGCTAGGCTTGCTACTCCTCAGCCT GTCTTTACATTTACTCATCCAGAACATTCAAccaataaaaacaataataggTATAAGAAGCTCCGGTTTGAGATACCTGTTGATACTGGATCAGCCATGGTGCATG GTTTTGCGGGTTACTTTGATGCCGTACTTTATAAGGATGTTCATCTTGGTATTGAACCTTCAACAGCAACACCAAACATGTTTAGCTG GTTCTCAATATTCTTTCCATTGAGGACACCAGTATGCGTGCCACCTGGTATCCCTCTAGATGTTCATATGTGGCGATGCTGTGGTTCTACCAAG GTGGAAAGAATGTGTCATATTGAACTTTTCAATCATAAATAG
- the LOC116006597 gene encoding uncharacterized protein LOC116006597 isoform X2 yields MATLPRSTSSSFLFQQFRAGGITMVKPSLSLNSKTKKANLSATKNERIKLPTYSNGSQEAFHISKFLSHPSGIEAILNKRALQSLQSLNSNLYRCTLPQIQFLNFEVAPVLILQVTSSSEDCRVEMLSCKFEGSEVVERQNEHFSASMRNYITWETIDSEPFLNIDVKLDLSLEIYTQPLTLLPVSAVERPGNIMMQALVDRLVPLLLQQLLHDYDQWVRTQHLP; encoded by the exons ATGGCAACGCTGCCTCGCtccacttcttcttcttttctcttcCAGCAATTCAG AGCTGGAGGCATCACAATGGTTAAACCCAGCTTGTCCCTAAACTCGAAAACCAAGAAAGCAAATCTCTCTGCAACAAAGAATGAAAGAATTAAGCTTCCTACATATAGTAACGGCAGCCAGGAAGCATTTCATATTAGCAAGTTCCTTAGCCATCCATCCGGGATTGAAGCCATTTTGAACAAGAGAGCCTTGCAAAGCTTGCAATCCCTAAATTCTAACTTGTACAG ATGTACTCTTCcacaaattcaatttttgaattttgaggTTGCCCCGGTCCTAATTTTACAAGTAACATCATCTAGCGAAGATTGCAGAGTTGAGATGTTGTCTTGTAAG TTTGAAGGTTCAGAGGTTGTGGAACGCCAGAATGAGCATTTTTCAG CATCCATGAGGAATTATATAACATGGGAGACCATTGATTCTGAGCCATTCTTAAACATTGATGTGAAGTTGGATCTCTCTCTTGAG ATATATACCCAGCCATTGACTTTGCTGCCAGTCTCTGCTGTTGAGCGTCCTGGAAATAT AATGATGCAAGCTTTGGTGGATAGGTTAGTACCGCTGCTTCTGCAACAACTGTTGCATGACTATGATCAATGGGTTCGCACCCAACACCTCCCATGA